TACAATCttgtttttcttgatcaaGAGCCATAACTTTAGCTCCGACCTCAACATCTCCACCCCTGCACCATCGGCTCTTCCTCTTCATCCACCCGAAGTAATCTCTATGCTTGATGGCGCCAACTGGGCCTCCTCCTCCGACCGCTGCCTCTGCCCTACGACTGCATACTCTACCCAAAATGCAAGAAAGAATTGCGAGAACTGTAAGAACAGAAATAACTCCAAAGAATGGCCCGATAGACCCTGATGAAGAATGCCAATTTGCATTGCTACCAGTTGACGAAACAGCTGCCTGTGGAATATCATTAATAGGTTGTTCTATCGGTTGCTGGCCAGGCAATGATGTAACAACTGCAGATGCCATGAATGTGTTAATTAAAATGGAGCTACCAAATGAGCATTCaccaaatatatatgtatgtatatagaCACTAGTAAATCATTGTTAAGGGAAATAATAGTGAAGTATGATTGTGCTTTAACCGACAATGTAAGGTGTGAATGAGTGGAAGACGACATGGAAAGGGGTAAAGCTGTGTGTCTGTGACGAAATTCAGCGTAGTTAAAAAGGAGTTTGCATGATATAGCTTTTGATTTTGCATGGCtttagcaaaagaagaaaaagctgccttttttgttttcttaatagGAAAGCAATATAAGAGATGTAGCATATGATTCTACTTTCTTCATCCAAAGTGAGTTGCTCCTTGTAAGATTAAAGTTAGCCGCATGTGGATTATTTTATGGGACGGTTGAAATCAGTAATGCTTGCACAAGATCTACATAACATtggtaattctttttattagaaaaaaaaaaaaaaaaattacattttgatctatatatatttttatgtctttatttttaatccagtatatatttaataagatCTATGGCCATCAAcgaaaataaatcaaatttaaaatttaaaaaaattgaggtTGTAATTTGAGTGACTTGTTTGTAAAAATATAGGGCAAAATCTGAGAGGAATGACGTGGCCGAGAAAGCTAAGGTGAGGCAGtgagaaaattgaaaagatgaataagTGAAGAGGAAACGGACCATAGGATACAATGGCTATATTagctaataataattaaatcaagaGTAGGCTTGGTTGACATCTTTCCAAAAAAGGGCCATATCTCTTTACAATTAAGGTCCTTGTAGTGGCCCATactaaatcatttaatttttggaAACAAACCTATTTCCCCTCCCTcctcttttttcaatttagtaggtattgttatttatatattaaattaataaataaaatatgtattaattatttaatattaaaatatataaaatattatttgctAAATTAACTCTGACAGGCGTTTCAAATTTGCCACTTGAACATGCTCGTCCACTAGCCGAACGATGACGTGGCTCTTGTAGGAACCATGCTGACTAGGCATTCCAATAAGTAGagtttaaattgaaatagacGTAAAAGCTTCAAACTTTTTTTGCCACCATTTCAgttagaattaatatttagctatttttagtataaagaaacaaacaagaaGTAGATAAATAATTGGGAAAAGAACCCAAAAGAGTTATTCTTTCTACTTTTATgaactgaaaataaataaaaaaaaaaaaagaaattgacaatacaaaataataaaattaattttaaaattaaataataattagttattaaatataatatttaaaatattatttaaaaataaaaattttaaatttcttaaattttttatttttaaaaaatgtaacCCCCactttcatatttataaaaatatcaaaattttagaaagatttatattttatatttattatcaagtatAACATGTAGtgtttaacatcaaattttaatattaatttcgaTTTTAACTTccattaaaattatcaataaaatttattaacagGACATAAATttcaacaacaataataaaatgaaagttGAGGAAACACTTTCACtatcaaaatattatcattaaaatatataaaattaaaaaaattaaaattaatttatatacttaaatgataatatttttagaatagaacgaatcaataattctaattgattcgattcttttttattatggtTGGAGTTCATATCAAAATAGCagattgaatatataaatatcaaaattagaatcaatattaaattaaaaatttaaaaactatattatagatttaataaaaaaaatttaacaattaagCTATATTTTAGACTATAAagcttaaaaatattaaaaggatCCATTTAGTTACGCCTGGAAAGTTTAGAGGGatttaaactttattaaaaaaaaaaaaagagaggacTGTCCCCTCCAGTAAGTATCATCACGACGCCTTGGAACATTGTCTGCAACCAGCACTATGCTACGATTTGGGCCACGATTTCCTTACCAATTACATCCCACAATTTTTGAGTGGAATTTTACTAAAAGTGGCTTATTATCTTCATGGCTGATATCATTATGTTAAATATTAGTTCTAAAATTCTGAAACGACGGAAATAGTTTAATCGTAAATTAAATCTGAATATTATCATGACATGCATagtaatatcatttttttacatatttaaaataatatctttatttatttggatcttttattctataaactaaaatattctcaaatgttaaatattaattaatcattatctaaAACTTATGagttaattagatttaaagatttatactagaattaaataaatctaagttttcataaatttagacttttttttaaagaaaaaaggaaatatttgaataaatgaaataaacacaacagagaaagagaaaagagaggagaAGAGAATAAGAAACACATAacagagaagagaaagagaaaagagagaggagaagagaagagaataCGTACGGAAATGGCGACTCCGCACCTTTGCTTGCTAGATTCATCCCGGTCCACGCTTTATCTTCCTATTTCTCTTTCAATtcagaaaagcaaaaaaacaaaataatccatCTGCATCACTCTGCCTTTTAACTATAATCATATCattgcaaaaaaataaataaaaaaatgcatgcgtcttgttttatctttaattatgTTCATACATTGAACCTATTCGGGTGATAATACTGTTTCGTCTCATGCTCAGATCTGTGTTGTTTTAGCGTTACTGTTTCAATTCTTTGTTTTACATTTTGAAGAAAGAAGTTAGGTGTTAgttatatgtataatttttgttattgaaGGTCAGATTAGAGTTTAAGGGTGGGGGTGAAGTCACTGGAGGCAGCGGTTCATCGATCTCTTCCTGGAAGATTTTGTtgtgaaacaaaaataaaacgCATGAATCGATCGATAAACCTCTGCATCCAGCGCTTACTCTCTTGTGTATTTTCTTCCCCTTCTTGATACtctattttacaatttattgtttatattattttacttccTTTGTTTTCTGTTTGATGCCTGAGAATTTAAGTATGCTTCGCTTTAATTTTGATGAgctaattgaaattaattgcaggcaaagcaaaaaaaaaaaaaaaggagcaCCAGTCTTCACCTGTAGGCTCCATACTGGTAGCATCCTTTTCCAgtacctttcttttttattagtgTTAAGTAATTGACCTATGTATGGCCTtgatttgtatttttcttttttaaattttgataattgttTGTTGAAGTATGCATAATTAGtgcgtttttttttttctaaattaatctttttctgACTTAACAATATTCATTTCCgaattttgtttataattcttttgtgGCAAGCATCAGCTGTTGCCTGTTGTTAAGTTTATGAATTCTTGAGTTGTCTATTTCATGTTTTGTTAACTGttgattgttaaatttatgttttatttgtgACAATATTTAGAAGTTTTGTTTCTggtatcttttgtttgattcatTGAAATTTAAGAGCCATTTCTTGTGgttattctttctttgcatttagttttataaaagcTGAGAATTGTTATTCAAGGGCTTATATATGCTACTGCTTGCGAGTGAGACCAATCTTGTCAGACTCTTAAAGTGTTCACGCAAAATGTTCAATGTGCAGTTTTTGACGTTTTCCATTTCATTTTTCATACtttattatcatttgtttCCTTCCAATTCAGCATTTTTATTGTGGGTCAAATGCTTGATTAATGTCCactgtctttcttttttggttaatacccattattaaatatgattGGTATTTTTCCCTTGACTTTATAATTGAGTTCATTTCAGTTCTGTTACTGTTCCGATGGCCcatttttcatttcaatatCAATCTTGTATTCTCTTGTTTGAATCAATTGTACAAGAAGGTTTCATTGTAATGGAGACTGATTCTTTCCTGTGGTTTTGATGACATGCATTGTTAACTTGCTTCATTAAtgttcaattatttatttttgttatgtaGTTTCAGTGTCCTTGCAAAacatactatttttttcttagtttCTGGAGAATACTTCTGTTTATGGGTTTAGATCTTGGTCCAAATTAGGACATGgtgttctttttttcaaaaaaataatcttcACTTCCATATAAATTATGCTGATTGATGTTGATGACAAAAACATCTCAGCATCAATACTCTGTGATGCTCCTTTTCTGATTGATGCCCCGACGACATATATAGGCAAGGCCAACTCCTATATTCTTAACTTTtgtgaataattatatttcttagcagattgtttgtttattcttttttggATATGGTTATCCAAATGTAAGAAGCAATCATGATACTAGCTATCACTAGGCAATATGCACTTGTTTTTAAGagttcttcttttcttttcttgaacaTATCATTTCCTAGAGTTGATGACTGGGTATGCACATTATATTCTcagaaattagaattaatatgGTGTCAGCATGCCTTTATGGACATGGAGGTCATGGGAGATAATTTGCAGCCAATTTATATGTCGCTTTCTTGAGCAAGTGATCTAAAAGTAGTTTGCTTGTTTCTTTCCTtggtaaagaaaaaagtaCCTTTGGAAGAAGTTTCCAAGTGGGAGACATATGATCGTCACTGCTGCATGAAATGAAGGAAAATTACAGTTCGAGTACCAACTTGCTGGAGAATCTGCTAAATTTTTGATGTGTACTCGTGGAATCTTGGGCTGGTGTCATGTTCCTTCCTTGTGACGGCCAAACTTTGATGAAAATCAATTCTAGTTCTGCAGTCGCCCATGTGGACCAAccgaaaataaataaattcctGGCGTAATCAAGCTGAGGATATTCTGTTGTTGTGTGAACTGTTTGGTCTCAAGGTTTCTGCATGACTGAACTTGTTATTCCCAATTTACGTTAGTGATATTATTATTCCCAATCGGAAAAGGATAAAAGTGGATTCTTTCATCCTCTTTCAAGTCTGTTTATATAATCAGTTTGACTAGCAAAGGTTGGTCATcgtccatttatgtttttgtttttacttGTGTGGATAAAAGAAGCACATTGACCTAAAACTCAACTTGTATCTTGAAGGAGTTGTTGAAAGTAGTGGACTGTTATTTTAAATGGCTAAAGGGTCAATTTGTCCCTCAAACTGTCTTATGAGGCCCAATTTGCCTTAAAATTAGGCCCAGTTGTTACCAGAAGAGATACAAATTGCTTCTGTTGAAGGTTTTGGCTAAACAATTAATTAGTCGGATGAGAGAAATTGCTCAGTCGTCGTCGTCAAAGGAGGAGCCGATACATTTATAGGCGGGTAGCATATGAGCCGAAAGGTTTTTGTATTATTGGACGGggcaaagagaagaaaaattaaaaatctcgAAAGCTATTATTCATCCTTGTGGATGTATCAATTATTACCCTTTTGTGGATAGGGATTGAGTCGATCGGATCAATAATTGACATTCATTACCCACAAAACGACGATGAAGGTAACTGAAATTTATAATGGTGTGGGCCCCGGATGCTgcgatttttaatatatatatttttttttgtttcacaTGCCTTTTCCAAGTAACTTACTAGGACAAAATTACCACTGATTATTCATACATATGTACTGATGAGtcacaattattattattattctatcattattattttgctGTGCATTAAGTAACATGCCTTCTTCATCAAACATTTTACATatgttgttgttttttattttagtttttttagtaatcacttattttgtaaaattgtTTCCCTTCGTTATTAGGGTAAGAAATCAAGGCTTGGATTATCAATTGACAACATTTTACATATGGAATAGACTCAACTTCTAGTCTCGAGTAAGTTTTAGaagttttatataattcagatACAgtaca
The Ricinus communis isolate WT05 ecotype wild-type chromosome 1, ASM1957865v1, whole genome shotgun sequence DNA segment above includes these coding regions:
- the LOC8264556 gene encoding uncharacterized protein LOC8264556, producing the protein MASAVVTSLPGQQPIEQPINDIPQAAVSSTGSNANWHSSSGSIGPFFGVISVLTVLAILSCILGRVCSRRAEAAVGGGGPVGAIKHRDYFGWMKRKSRWCRGGDVEVGAKVMALDQEKQDCKAQP